The region TCAAAATATCGGCCACGGTCAGCTTGCCCAAACCGTCAAACTTATCGCGCCATTGTTTGTTCAAAGCCGCCAACTGTGCGACCAAATCCTGATTCACTTCCAAGCCTTGCGTACTTTGGACGATGTCTTGAATTTGAATCCGGCATTCCAATTTACCGCGCACAGCTTCGGCGGCGATTTGCTCGCGCAAAGCACCTTCCAAGTGGCGCAAATCATCAGGCATGCGGAACTGCACATCCAAATAGCGGTGGTTCACCGCGCGGATTTCCAAGTTAATGCGTTTGCTGCCGCATTCACCGGCGGCATTGGCAAAGCCGGTCATACTGCGAATGGTCATGGTTTTACTCCGTTTCTGCATTACGAGTGAAAGTAGTTTCAATATACCATAGCGACTAAGCGGATGATAGGCCGTCTGAAAGTCTAACGCCCCTGAAGCTGCTATAATCGCCCTGTATTTTCATTAAGGAATGTTTCATGAGCCACACTATCCGCACTGCCCGCGCCGCCGACAGCCTGCGCCCAATCAGCATTACCGCAGATTTCCTGCCGCACGCCGACGGCTCGGCACTGATTTGTTTCGGCAATACCAAAGTCATCTGCACCGCTTCGATTGATGAAAACGTACCGCCGTTTCTGCGGGGGAAAGGTCAGGGCTGGGTTACGGCGGAATACGGTATGCTGCCCGCCTCCACCGCTTCCCGCATGAAACGTGAAGCCGCAGCGGGCAAACAGTCCGGCCGTACGCAGGAAATCCAGCGTTTAATCGGCCGCTCGCTGCGTGCCGTGGTCGATATGGAAAAACTGGGCGAACGCCAGATTCTGATTGACTGCGATGTGATTCAGGCCGACGGCGGCACCCGCACTGCTTCGATTACCGGCGCATTTATTGCCTTACAAATGGCGGTGGACAAGCTGTTTTCAGACGGCCTCATCAGTGAAAACCCAATTCGGGAAGCCGTGGCCGCCGTATCTGTGGGCGTGGTCGGCGGCGAAGCGCTGCTGGATTTGGATTATCCCGAAGATTCCGGCTGCGACAGCGATGTCAATATCGTGATGACCGCCTCGGGCAAAATCATTGAAATCCAAGGCACGGCGGAAGGTGCACCGTTCAGCGTCGAAGAGCTGGGCAAACTGATTGCGTTGGGTCAGAAAGGCATTGCCGAATTGGTGCAGCACCAGCAGGCGGCGTTGTCCGAACGTCTGCCGAGCGTTCGATAATGGCTTGGTTTGATACGCTGTTTGCCCAATATCAAGGCGTTTCCGCTCCGTTGATTGTATTGGAACTGGTCGCCGTGATTTTCGGCATGGTCAGCGTGGTTTTGGTCGGCAAAGGCCGCCTCGCCTCCTTCCCCGTCGGCATCGTCAGCACCGCCGGTTTTGTCTGGCTGCTGTGGGTGTACAGCCTTTACGGCGATATGCTGATTAACGCCTATTACACCGTGTTGAGCATTTACGGCTGGACGCAGTGGTCGCAGCAGCAGGCGCAGCGGACGGTATTTGCCGTTTCGCCGTTTACCCGCAAAGACGCTAAAATCTGCGCCGGATTGAGCCTGTTCAGCCTGCTGTTTGTCGGCGCAGTGTATTGGTTCAAACCTTATCTGCAAAACGGTTTCAGCTTCACCGGCGTGGAATTGGGCTGGGCGCAGTTTGTGTGGACGGACTACACCGACATCTTCACCACCGCCCTGTTTCTGGTCGCCATGTGGCTGATGGCAGAACGCAAAATCGAGCATTGGCTGGTGTGGATTGTTGCCGATGCCGTATCCGTCCCCCTTTATTATCACAAAGGCCTGCTGTTCAGCGCCTTGCAGTATTTCTTCTTTACCCTGATTGCCCTACGCGGATACAGCCAATGGAAAACCTACTTGCACAATCAGGCGGCAACGCCGTCCGCATCGCCGTAGTCGGCCCCGAATCCACCGGCAAAACCACCCTCTGCCAAGCCCTCGCCCGCCATTTCGACAGCCAATGGGTGCCGGAATACATGCGCCGCTACTGTCAGCAAAAATGGGACGAACAACGCCAAAGCTGCGATTGGGACGACATTTTACCCATCGCCCTCGGCCAAATCGCAGAAGAAAACCGGCTGGCGCAACAAACCGATCATTTTCTGTTTTGCGACACCTGCATGATTGAGTTGGCAGTATATTCCCGGCTCTACCACGGCAAATGCCTGCCCGAAATCCAAGCCGCCGCCCTCAGCCACCGCTACGGCATAATTTTCCTTACCGATATTGATGTGCCGTGGGTCGCCGACGACCTGCGCGACAAACCCAACGAGCGGGAACATGTTTTCCAATGTTTCCAAACCTTTCTCGACAGCCACCGCATTCCCTACATCCTGCTGCAAGGCAAACACCGACAACGCATGGCCACCGCCCTCGCCGCCCTGCAACAGTTGTCCTGAAACCAAACAAGGCCGTCTGAAAAATAAGTTTATGCAAAATAAAAACCAATTTTCAGACGGCCTGTTTTGTCAACAATCCGTCTGATTACAAGCCTCTGCCGATATAGTGGAATAACCCCAAAGCAATACAAGGCGGCAAGCCGCAGACAGTATGAGTAATACGGCAAGGCGAAGCCAACGCTGTAGTGCTTTGAGGTTATTCCACTATAATTCCGTTTCACGGCTTGAACTTTGTGTAAAAACTGGTAATAATACAGCAAGATTTTTTTTACCCGAGCAGCCTCGGCTGCCGTTTGCGAACCTGAAACAGAAAGCACGAAACATGGCATTAATCGTACAAAAATATGGCGGCACCTCGGTCGGTTCCGCCGAACGCATTAAAAATGTCGCCAAACGTGTTGCCAAAGCCCGTGCCGAAGGGCACGATGTCGTGGTAGTGGTTTCCGCCATGAGCGGCGAAACCAACCGCTTGGTAGCGCTGGCGCACGAAATGCAAGACACGCCCGACCCACGCGAGTTAGATGTCGTATTGTCCACCGGCGAACAAGTTACTATCGGTTTGCTGGCCATGGCATTGAAAAACATCGGCGTACCGGCAAAAAGCTACACCGGCTGGCAAGTTGCCCTGCACACCGACACCGCCCACACCAAAGCCCGCATCGAAAGCATCGACGATGAAAAAATGCGTGCCGATTTAGCCGAAGGCAAAGTCGTGATTGTTGCCGGTTTCCAAGGCATCAGCAGCGAAGGCAATATCTCCACGCTTGGCCGGGGCGGTTCGGATACTTCCGCCGTGGCGCTGGCAGCGGCGCTGAAAGCCGACGAATGCCAGATTTACACCGACGTGGACGGCGTTTATACCACCGACCCCAGGGTCGTGCCGGAAGCATGCCGTCTGAATACGATTACATTTGAAGAAATGCTGGAACTGGCCAGCCTCGGTTCGAAAGTTTTGCAAATCCGCTCCGTTGAATTCGCCGGCAAATACAAAGTACGCCTGCGCGTATTGAGCAGCCTGCAAGATGGCGGCAACGGCACCTTAATTACCTTTGAAGAGGACGACAACATGGAAAGAGCTGCCGTAACCGGTATCGCCACCGACAAAAACCAAGCCCGCATCAACGTGCGCGGGGTACCTGACAAACCGGGCGTGGCCTACCAAATCTTGGGCGCGGTGGCCGATGCCAACATCGAAGTCGACATGATTATCCAAAATGTCGGCTCGGAGGGCACTACCGACTTCTCGTTTACCGTTCCGCGCGGCGATTACAAAGCCACACTGAGCCTGCTGAACAACTTGAAGGACAGCATCGGCGCTGCGGATATCGATGGCGACGACACCGTATGCAAAGTTTCCGTGGTGGGTATGGGCATGCGTTCGCACGTCGGCGTAGCTGCGAAAATCTTCCGCACTTTGGCTGAAGAAAGCATCAATATTCAAATGATTTCGACTTCCGAAATCAAAGTATCGGTATTGATTGACGAAAAATACATGGAACTGGCTACCCGCGTTTTACATAAAGCCTTTGAATTGGAAAAATAATTTTTTCTGATAAAATGATAGGCCGTCTGAAAACTTGGTTTTCAGACGGCCTTATATATTGCACTCCACGCAAGGGGTGTAAATCTCCGTTAATACCCATTGGCAAGTTTAACCGACTTTCAATAGGTCTGAACTATCACTTTGTCATTACACCATTACACCACAAACGGAAACAAAGCCGATTGCCTATATTTGCCGTGTATTCGTTGAGTACCGACTGCTCACGAAACCGGAAATTCCCCTGTTTTAAGCCACACGGCCAACAATCCGCTTTTGACGCCGCCGATTTATACGGCAAATTACCGTATCCGCTCCGATGCCGGAGGTGCGGGCGTGAACCGTTACGCGAAGCGCGCTTCCTTGTCTAAAGAGTAACAACTGCATTGAGACTGAAAACCCGATTCAAAACAATAAAAAAGAAATGCCGGTTGGTTATGAGAAATTCTTACCAGACGGCATGAAATCCGAATTTAACGCGTTTTCAACATCTCACAAAAAATCATCAACCGCTTTGGAAATGAACGTACGTCAATTTATTGAAACATTCGGCCTTTTAGTTGAATGTTCGGTTTCAAACTAGCTAGATGAAAAAGACTGCGGCCTTTGTGAAACTCAGATTCCGCCAATCAAATCCATTCCCGCGCTCACAAAAATATCCAAGGCCGTCTGAAAGCATTCGCCTTTCAGACGGCCTGTCTACCCTATTTCATCAATACCAACCGCGCGCCTTCATGGCTTTTTCAATGCGGCGGATACTCATCATATACGAAGCGGTGCGCAAATCGACGCTGTATTCCTGCGCCAAATTCCAAATGTCTTGGAATGCGCGGCGCAACACCACGGTTTGCTTTTGCTGCACTTCGTTAAATTCCCAGTAATAGCCTTGCAGGTTTTGCACCCACTCGAAATACGACACTACCACGCCGCCGCAGTTGGCCAGAATATCCGGCACCACCAATACGCCGTTGGCCTGCAAAATCACGTCCGCTTCCGGTGTGGTCGGGCCGTTGGCGCCTTCCACCACGATTTTGGCTTTCACATCACCGGCGTTTTCAGACGTGATTTGATTCTCCAGCGCACACGGTGCCAACACGTCCACATCCAAAGCCAGCAATTCGGCATTGGTGATTTCCTTGCCGTAGCCCGCTTCATTGGTGATGAAACCGTTGGTTTGATATTCTTTCAAAACCGCTTCCATGTCGATGCCGTTTTCATTGTAGATGGCTACGTCCACCGTCGAAATCGCCACCACTTTCGCACCGGCTTCATGCGCATACAAACCGGTATGGTAGCCGACGTTACCGAAACCTTGAATCGCGTAAGTTGCGCCTTTTACGTCTTTGCCGATTTTTTCCAAAGCTTGAACCGCAGCAAAATTCACGCCGTAGCCGGTGGCTTCATTACGCGCCAACGAGCCGCCGAAATCAACCGGTTTGCCGGTAAATACGCCCGGCGCAGAATGTTTCACAATATTTTCGTATTCATCCACCATCCACGACATCACTTTGCCGTTGGTGTTCACATCCGGTGCCGGAATATCGATTTTCTCACCAATCAGCGGCGCAATGGCGTTGGCGTAGCCACGGGCAATGCGTTCCAATTCGGCTTCGGAATAATCTTTCGGATCGAGCGTAATACCGCCTTTGCCGCCGCCATAAGGCAAACCGGCCACGCAGCATTTAAACGTCATCCAAGTGGATAATGCTTTTACTTCATCCATGCTGACGTTCGGATGGAAGCGGATACCGCCTTTGTAAGGGCCGACGGCATTGTTGTGTTGCGAGCGGTAACCGGTAAAGGTTTTCACCGTGCCGTTATCCAGCTTCACCGGAAAGGTCACTTCCAATACGCGCAACGGGTTTTTCAAAATTTCATACACTGCCGGCTCCGTATTCAAACGGTCGCAGGCAGCTTTGACTTGTTTTTGGGCAATTTCAAAAGAATTCAGTGTTTCTTTTGCAGCATTCGACATCAATAAGTCCTTTCACAAAGGTTCGTTAAGACAAGTGTCATGCATACCACTATATCAAATTTTGGCGCTTTGTTTAAATAAAATATTTTAAAATCAATGTAGTAAATTTACTTTGTCAACATTATTGGAGTAATAAAACCAAAATAAATTTTCAATAAATTTTTTTAGAACCGTATTTGATTGAATTTTAAACATTCCTTGTCAAAACACAGGCCGTCTGAATATTCAAAGCACCGTTTTAACAGAAAAATTTTTTTAATTTATACAGAAATAAAAAACCGGTAATCTAGCTATAAATATGCCTGAAAATGCCCCCGACCCTTTTCAGACGGCCTATTTCAGGTAAAATCACTTTACCGAACACAAACCTTGGAGAAGCTGATGACCACACCCACCATCGAACACGTTCAAGCGGTAGTCTTTGATTTAGACGGCACCCTGTGCCACTCTGCGCCCGATTTGATTGCCGCCGGCAACGCCATGCGCACTTATTTAGGCATGGACACACTGCCCGATTCGGAAATCGAAAGCTACATCGGCGACGGTATTGGCCGTTTGGTGCACCGAGTCATCACACGCGAACGCAACACCGATGCCGCACCCGAAATTTGGGAAAAAGGTTTCGTGTTTTATATGCAATATTACCGCGACCACTTGAGCGACTTCACGCGCCTTTATCCCGAAACCGAAGCCGGTTTGGGTCTCTTAAAAACCTTGGGCATTCCCTTGGCCGTCATCACCAACAAAACCGAAATTTTGGCCGTTGAATTGTTGAAACAATTGGGCATCGCCGACAATTTCAGCCTGATTCTCGGCGGCGACAGTTTGGCCGAAAAGAAACCCAGCCCGCTGCCTTTGCAACATTGCGCCGAAGTATTGGGCATCGATGTTGCCAACATGATGATGGTCGGCGATTCACACAACGACATTCTCGCCGCCAAAGCCGCCGGCTGCTTCAGCGTGGGCGTAACCTTCGGCTATGGCGACATGACTTTGCTGTCGCAAGACAAAACCACCAAACCCGATTGGCTGATTGGTTCGTTGCCGGAAATCTATGAAAACCTGCAACCGCAAAAAACCAAAGACGATGATGAAGCATAAGGCCGTCTGAAATGTACGAATCCGAAAGCGACGGCTTTATCCACTTCGGCGGCGCTGATGGCCACCAATCCAAACACCCGAGCAAACCGCAGAAATCCTTGCGGGCACGGGCGATGGATATTTTATCGCGCCAAGAAATCAGCCGTGCCGGCCTGAAACGCAAGCTCGCTCCGCATGCTGAAAGCGAAGAAGAATTGGAAAAAGTGTTGGACGAATTTGCCGAACGCAATTGGCAATCGGACGAGCGCTACGCCGAAGCCTACATCCACAGCAAAAGCCGCCAACACGGCAAATTGCGCTTGCAGCAGGCTTTGGCGCAGCAAGGCATTGACGCCGGCATCAGCCGCGAATTCATGCCTGATAAAGAAAGCGAACTGCAAACCGCGATTCAGGTTTTACGCAAAAAATTCAAGCAGCCGAGCCGTGATTTGAAAGAGAAACAAAAGCAGGTGCGCTTTCTCGCTTACCGCGGTTTCGACATGGGCACGATTCAAGCGGCCTTAAAAAGCGATTGGTCGGAAGATGACGACTTTTATTGATTCATTCCGCTTGAATCTTTTTACCAAACGGCGTACGCTTCAGCCTATGAATATTCAAAGCATGAGTTTGCATAATGACCGATAAAACCCCTTTCCCAAGCGCACACAAACTTTCCACCGAAGACGAACGCAACAATCCCGTTTACAAAGCCGGCCGCGCCGTGGTGATTTTCATGGGCATCATGTGGGCGGTTGTGGTGATTGCCGTTTTGTATTCCGTGTTTAAATTTTGGTTGAGTTAAACCGTTTCCATATCAAAAGGCCGTCTGAAACTCAATGTTTCAGACGGCCTTTTGATTCAATATTCAGCGTTTTTCCTGTTTGCGAATCAGGTAAACCGCCCAAACAGCAAAGATGATGGTTGGCAACGCACCGGCCAAAAACGGAGGTACACCGTAAAGCTGGCTGGTAAAACCAAACAAGCGGCCGGCGAAGTGAAAGGCCAAGCCTAAGCAAATGCCGCCGAACAGTTTCAAACCCATATTGCCGTGGCGCGTGGTTTGCGGCGTAAACGCATAAGCCACCAAAGCCATCACCAAAGCGGCAATCGGATACATCACTTTACGCCACCAAGCGATGGAATAGGCTTGCGTTTGCTGATGGTTGTCTTTCAAATGCGCAATGTAAGTGGTGAGTTCGGACACCGACATTTGATCGGGATCGACCAGCAATACATCCAGCAATTGGCCGTCGAGCGAAGTTTCCCAACGTTGCTCGGCTTCGGTTTTGATTTCAATACGGTCATCGTGCAGCACGCTGCGGCGCACGTTTTTCAATTGCCAGCTGCCGTCGGCATTCAATACTACCGATTCGGCTTCGCCTGCTTGTGCCAATTCGTATTGCGCGTTGTGCTGCCAAAATTTTACGCCCAGCAAAGTTTTATCGGGCAACATTTCACGCACGTTGATGATGTTGTTTTTCTCTTTCAGCCACAAGCCGGTGTCGCCGGCGGTGAGTTTGCCGTTGATGGCAGTGGTTTTCAGGTTTTCAGCGCGTTGGCTGAGCTTCGGCGCGACCCACTCTCCCAAAGCCACGGTGGCCAGAGCAAAAATCAAACCGAATTGCGCC is a window of Neisseria yangbaofengii DNA encoding:
- the rph gene encoding ribonuclease PH, whose translation is MSHTIRTARAADSLRPISITADFLPHADGSALICFGNTKVICTASIDENVPPFLRGKGQGWVTAEYGMLPASTASRMKREAAAGKQSGRTQEIQRLIGRSLRAVVDMEKLGERQILIDCDVIQADGGTRTASITGAFIALQMAVDKLFSDGLISENPIREAVAAVSVGVVGGEALLDLDYPEDSGCDSDVNIVMTASGKIIEIQGTAEGAPFSVEELGKLIALGQKGIAELVQHQQAALSERLPSVR
- the pnuC gene encoding nicotinamide riboside transporter PnuC is translated as MAWFDTLFAQYQGVSAPLIVLELVAVIFGMVSVVLVGKGRLASFPVGIVSTAGFVWLLWVYSLYGDMLINAYYTVLSIYGWTQWSQQQAQRTVFAVSPFTRKDAKICAGLSLFSLLFVGAVYWFKPYLQNGFSFTGVELGWAQFVWTDYTDIFTTALFLVAMWLMAERKIEHWLVWIVADAVSVPLYYHKGLLFSALQYFFFTLIALRGYSQWKTYLHNQAATPSASP
- a CDS encoding AAA family ATPase; translated protein: MENLLAQSGGNAVRIAVVGPESTGKTTLCQALARHFDSQWVPEYMRRYCQQKWDEQRQSCDWDDILPIALGQIAEENRLAQQTDHFLFCDTCMIELAVYSRLYHGKCLPEIQAAALSHRYGIIFLTDIDVPWVADDLRDKPNEREHVFQCFQTFLDSHRIPYILLQGKHRQRMATALAALQQLS
- a CDS encoding aspartate kinase produces the protein MALIVQKYGGTSVGSAERIKNVAKRVAKARAEGHDVVVVVSAMSGETNRLVALAHEMQDTPDPRELDVVLSTGEQVTIGLLAMALKNIGVPAKSYTGWQVALHTDTAHTKARIESIDDEKMRADLAEGKVVIVAGFQGISSEGNISTLGRGGSDTSAVALAAALKADECQIYTDVDGVYTTDPRVVPEACRLNTITFEEMLELASLGSKVLQIRSVEFAGKYKVRLRVLSSLQDGGNGTLITFEEDDNMERAAVTGIATDKNQARINVRGVPDKPGVAYQILGAVADANIEVDMIIQNVGSEGTTDFSFTVPRGDYKATLSLLNNLKDSIGAADIDGDDTVCKVSVVGMGMRSHVGVAAKIFRTLAEESINIQMISTSEIKVSVLIDEKYMELATRVLHKAFELEK
- a CDS encoding Glu/Leu/Phe/Val family dehydrogenase, with product MSNAAKETLNSFEIAQKQVKAACDRLNTEPAVYEILKNPLRVLEVTFPVKLDNGTVKTFTGYRSQHNNAVGPYKGGIRFHPNVSMDEVKALSTWMTFKCCVAGLPYGGGKGGITLDPKDYSEAELERIARGYANAIAPLIGEKIDIPAPDVNTNGKVMSWMVDEYENIVKHSAPGVFTGKPVDFGGSLARNEATGYGVNFAAVQALEKIGKDVKGATYAIQGFGNVGYHTGLYAHEAGAKVVAISTVDVAIYNENGIDMEAVLKEYQTNGFITNEAGYGKEITNAELLALDVDVLAPCALENQITSENAGDVKAKIVVEGANGPTTPEADVILQANGVLVVPDILANCGGVVVSYFEWVQNLQGYYWEFNEVQQKQTVVLRRAFQDIWNLAQEYSVDLRTASYMMSIRRIEKAMKARGWY
- a CDS encoding phosphoglycolate phosphatase, with product MTTPTIEHVQAVVFDLDGTLCHSAPDLIAAGNAMRTYLGMDTLPDSEIESYIGDGIGRLVHRVITRERNTDAAPEIWEKGFVFYMQYYRDHLSDFTRLYPETEAGLGLLKTLGIPLAVITNKTEILAVELLKQLGIADNFSLILGGDSLAEKKPSPLPLQHCAEVLGIDVANMMMVGDSHNDILAAKAAGCFSVGVTFGYGDMTLLSQDKTTKPDWLIGSLPEIYENLQPQKTKDDDEA
- the recX gene encoding recombination regulator RecX; translated protein: MYESESDGFIHFGGADGHQSKHPSKPQKSLRARAMDILSRQEISRAGLKRKLAPHAESEEELEKVLDEFAERNWQSDERYAEAYIHSKSRQHGKLRLQQALAQQGIDAGISREFMPDKESELQTAIQVLRKKFKQPSRDLKEKQKQVRFLAYRGFDMGTIQAALKSDWSEDDDFY
- the lptG gene encoding LPS export ABC transporter permease LptG, yielding MNLISRYIIRQMAVMALYALLAFLALYSFFEVIDEVGNLGKGGYDGVKMAQYVLLQMPARAYELMPLAVLIGGLISLSQLAAGSELTVIKASGLSTKKLLLILAQFGLIFALATVALGEWVAPKLSQRAENLKTTAINGKLTAGDTGLWLKEKNNIINVREMLPDKTLLGVKFWQHNAQYELAQAGEAESVVLNADGSWQLKNVRRSVLHDDRIEIKTEAEQRWETSLDGQLLDVLLVDPDQMSVSELTTYIAHLKDNHQQTQAYSIAWWRKVMYPIAALVMALVAYAFTPQTTRHGNMGLKLFGGICLGLAFHFAGRLFGFTSQLYGVPPFLAGALPTIIFAVWAVYLIRKQEKR